The genome window GCTCGCTCTACCTGTGGTCGCGAAAGGACATCCTACCCCTCCTGCTTCGCAATGGAAAAGCTTCCTGGGAACTCAGCCGCCTGATGGCGGAACGGATGCAACGTGCCAGCGAGATTTTGGAAGGACTGGCATTCCAGCCGGTGGCAAGCAGGCTGGCGCGGCTATTGCTCGAAAACTTTGGGACTGCAGGCGATGCCGCCATCTCACGCCACTTGACGCTCGACGAAATGGCGGCACACATTGGCACAACCCGCGAGATGGTCTGTCGTGCGCTCTACGGTTTTTCGGATAAAAAGCTTATCGAAGTCACGCGGACCGAATTTGTGTTGACCGATCGTAAAGGACTGGCGCGTTTGGTCGAACGCGGCTAACCCAGCGACAGGTTGATGTGATGCATCCAGCGTTGGCACTGCCGGCAAGATCACTTGCCGTGCTCCCTAAAAGCATAAACCATGCAAACTGACATTCTCCTCAATCGATTAAAAGACTTCGAATTCCTGCACGGACTGGATCGCGAAACCCTCGCGACTCTGTCAAAATCCGCTGTGTGGAAGGTGTTTTCACCCAATGCTGTAGTGTTTTGGGAGGGGGATACGGAAGCCAACTTATATTACCTGCAGTACGGTTCATTGAAAGTATTGAAAACTTCACTGGATGGACGTGAGCAGGTTTTGCGTTTTTTGGATACGGGTGAGATTTTCAACGAGGTCGGTGTGCTGGCAAAACGACCCAATCCCGCGACGGCAGTGGCATTGGAAGAGTCTGGAATCTGGCTTATCCCACGCCATGCATTGGAAGAGGTCGTGCTTAAATATCCGCAGACAGCATTGCAGATCATTGGCAACATGGCAGATAAGATCATCGAACTGGTCACACTCGCGGCGGACTTGTCGTTGAAAACCGTGGAAGCGCGCTTTGCCAAACTTCTGCTGGATTCAGCCGAAGGGGATGTGATCGAACGCCGCCGCTGGACAAATCAAACGGAAATGGCGTCGCACCTTGGCACGGTCCCCGATGTGTTAAGCCGAGTCGTCCGCGAGTTGACAAAGGCAGGGTTGGTCGAAATGGACAAACAACACATCCGAATTCTAGATCGCGCTGGGTTGGCAGAGCGGGCAATGCTGAGGGGAGAATAAGGTTCGAGTTTGAAAAAACCTACAATAGTCGGAGAAAGAAGCGGGGAAAGGATGGCTAACTAATTCTCAATAAAGCAAGGTCAAGTGATTTAAGTCACAGACATTGTTCTGTTTCTCACTTACATTTGTGTCATTAGTCACATTTTCAGGAGAAATAGATGAAATCCGAACTAAAGTATGCCCTAGTTTTTCTAGGGTTGATCTTGGTTGTATGGGCATGTGCCCCCGCCGAAGAATTGGAACCTTTTGAACCTGTGGAATTAAAACCACAGGCAGTGGCGGATGCGTTTGCAAAAGGCGGATGCGGCGCCTGTCATGCCATCCCTGGCATCCCCGGCGCGGTTGGCGTGATCGGTCCTGATCTGTCAACCATGTCAGAAACCGCCGCAGTACATCTCGCTGCTGAAAACTACACTGGCAAGGCAGGCACCACATTTGAGTATATTGTCGAGGCGGTTCTGCAGCCAGACGCCTTCGTGACGAATAACTGCCCAACAGGAATCTGTCAATCCGGCCTGATGCCCGCCAATCTGAAAGATGTTTTGAACGGAGAAGAAATTAGCATGATCGTTGGATATCTCGCCTCCCTGCCCGGCGGCGAAACCTTGATGACAGATGCAGAGGTAATGGTTAGCACTGCTGATGTTGATCTCAGTGACGAGGATTTTGCATGGGCAAAACAGACTTTTTTTGATCGCTGTGCCGGCTGTCATGGAACGATGCGTAAAGGCGCCACGGGCCCTTCTCTGACCCCTGACCTGACTCTGCCAAAAGGAACCACTGCCCTCGCCTCGATCATTTACAACGGCACCCTTAAAGGCATGCCCGATTGGGGCAGGCAGGGTTTCTTTACGCAGGAACAAACCGAGATCATGGCAAAGTACCTGCAGAATGAGCCGCCCACTCCCCCTGAAATGTCTCTTGAGCAGATGAAAGCCACATGGCAGGTGTTCGTTGCCCCGGAAGACCGCCCCACCGAACCACAAACCATGCGCAACTGGGAAAATTACTTCTCTGTCACTCTGCGTGATGCGGGGCAGGTTGCCATCATTGACGGCGATACCTATGAAATCGTGGCCAAAGTCGATACTGGCTATGCTGTTCACATTTCACGCATGTCTGCAACAGGGCGTTATGTCTACGTGATCGGGCGCGATGGCAAACTTGCTCTCGTCGACTTGTGGATGGAAACCCCCGAAAAAGTGGCTGAAGTGCAAACCTGCTACGATGCCCGCTCGGTGGAAGTCAGCAAATATAACGGCGAACTGGGAGACTTTACCGATAAATATGCGATTGTCGGCTGTTACTGGCCATCCCACTTCACCATCATGGATGGGGAAACCCTCGAACCGTTCAAGGTGGTCAGTGTGCGCGGTTATACCGTGGATACCAACACCTATGTCGGCGACCCGCGCGTGGCGGCGATTGTTGCCTCTGAATACAAACCCGAGTGGATCGTCAACGTCAAGGAAACCGGGCAGGTCTGGCTGGTCAACTACCAGGATCCGATGAATCCCATAATCAAAATGGTTGGCTCCGCACTCTACCTGCATGATGGCGGATGGGAATCCACAAAACGGTATTTCATGGTTGCGGCGAATCAATCCAACAAAATTGTTGTAGTTGACGCGCTCGAAGGCGATCTTGAAGCAATGGTGGATACGCCTGAAATTCCTCATCCCGGACGCGGTGCAAACTGGATCGATCCTGAATTCGGTCCCGTTTGGAGCACATCCCACCTTGGTTCCGCCTCCTTCATCGCCATTGGCACTGACCCTGATGGACATCCCGACAGCGCATGGAAGGTCGTCCGCAATCTCGAACTTCCCGGCGCAGGCAGTCTCTTCATCAAGACGCACCCGAACAGCAAATGGATCTGGGTGGATCTGGTCCTCAACTCCGATGAAGTTCTCCAGCGCACGATCTGTGTTGTTGCCAAGGAAGATCCGACCAAGACCTACAAATGTTGGGAAGCCGCCGACTATGGTCGCGCCGTCCATTTTGAGTACAACCAGGATGGCACCGAGGTCTGGGTCAGTATTTGGGGCAGCGCCGACCAACCTGGCAAAACCGGCGAGATCGTCATCTACAACGATGAGACCCTGGAGGAGATCGCCCGTATCAAGGACTTGATCACGCCCACAGGTAAATTCAACGTCTATAACACCGTTCATGAAGTGTACTAAATCGTGGCAATCACAACATGACCTGTCAGTTGCTGACAGGTCATGTTGTTTTTCTGAAAGGTGAAGCGGGGGATGCTTCGGGGAGATCAAGGATTGGGCTGAAAAACCCGACTAAAGTCGGGGTGGGAAGCGGGGGGAAGGAGTAAAGTAAGCGCATATCAGAAAGGAGCGATATGCCAGACATCTATTTCGCTGACACAAAATCAAGAGCCGTCTTTTCGGCAGAGGGTCCCAAGCCGCAATTTCTGGTCGACACACCACAGTTCAAGGCACTGGTCGTCGGCTTGGAAGCAGGCGGACAAATTCCCCTTCACCTTGGTGAGGCGGCAATGTATCACTTTCTCGAAGGGGAAGGCTTGATGACCGTCGATGACGAAAGTTTCGCCATCAAACCTGGTGTGACGATCATTGTGCCGAGCGGCGCGAAACGCGGCATGAACGCGAAAACGCGCGTTGTCTTTTTAGGATCCAAAGGAGAAAAATAATGCCTATTCCATATTTGATCACTACCCTGCTCTTCACATTCGTTGCGCTGTTCATGGCAGCGGACGCCTCATTCGTCAGCCTGAACCTGATTAGCGCATTTCCCGCTCTGCGTTGGGTGCGCGTGCATTTCATCACCCTCGGGCTGATCTCACAGGTTGTATTTGGGTTACTGCCTTTGCTGGTCGCTTCGCTTTCCAAAAAGCCGCGCCCTGCCATGCGCTGGGATATTTGGCTGACACTCAATGGCGGCTTCGTGGCACTCATTGCAGGTTTCGCCAGTGTCAATCATCCGTTGATCTTCACGGGCGGCACACTGGTCTTCGTCGCGGCAACCCTGTTGCTCTTTCAACTATGGAACGTGCGCGGCGGTGACGCGCCTGCCAGCCTCAAGTTTTACATTACAGGTATCTTCTACCTGCTTGTTGGCATCATCGTCGGCACAGGCTTGTGGCTGAACTGGAGTGAAGCGCTTTACATTCAAGTGCCGCTTGAAGTTCACATCCATGCCAACTCGTGGGGGTTCATGTCACTCGTCTTTGCGGGTCTGCTCGTGGACTTCATTCCAATGGTCACGGGTCGTCCGCTTGGCAGCGTGAAAGAAGTTTCGTTCATCTTCTGGGGCATGTCACTCGGCGCACTCGGTCTGGTGATCGGTCCGTGGCTGGGCGGTAGTTTGCCTCCCACCGTATCAGGTTTGATCCTGCATCTTGCTGCAACGATCTGGCTGGTCGTCCTGTTGGGACGCGCACTCAAAGCAAGCGGACGTCTGGACAGTGCGGGTGGCTGGCATCTGCTTGCTTCGTATCTCTGGATCCTCGCTCCCGTGCTGGTCGCGCCCCTGATCCTGCTTGGATTCATCAAAGGCGGTCCCGTCGAATCGATAGCGCCTCAAGCCTTGATTTATGGCTGGGTGCTGCAATTTGGCATTGCCCTCGTCCCCTACATTGCGCGCAAATACTTCCTCAAGGAAGAGAATCCGCAACTCGGCGGCTCATGGATGAGCATTGCGGCTGTCACAGCGGGGAGCATCTTCGTATGGGTGAGCATCTTCCTCGTCCCGATCCGAGGCGTGTTGTATGGCATCGGCTTCGTGCTTTACGCGCTGTCGTTACTTCAGCCCGTCAAGGAACTTTTCCAGATTACGCGAGATGGTTTGCATAAACACGAGATGGCGTAGATAAAGATAAGAGGGTTGCGTTCTTACACGTGACCCTCTTATAAAGAGGCGAAAAAAATGAAGATTACAAAGGACACGCGCGTGTCCGCCATCCTTGAAGAGTATGGCGACATTGCGGACGTGATGGAAGTTTTTGGAATCAAGCGCGTGGGACGATATTCCCTGCGCATGCTGGCGGCGAAGGCGGTCACGGTCGAATGGGCAGCACGAATTCATCGTGTACCCTTGAACGAATTTCTCGACATTCTTGATCGCGCCATCGGCAGGAAGCAGGATCAGAAAAAGGCAGTAACATGAAAACAAATCTCAACAAGATCGCGGCCGTTCTCGCGTTCATCATCGGCGCAATGGCAGTTTTCGCGGGCGGACAGGTTTTGCTCGGCAACCTTCCTGATTACTATGTGATCAACTGGCTGCCTGTCTATAACTATACGGTCGGCATCCTGACTGTTTTCGTCACCGCCGTTCTCATCTGGAGCGGGCACAGGCTTGCCATGCCTCTCGCTGTCGCCACGTTTGGCGTCCATGCGCTGGTCATGCTCATCCTGCAAACCACCCACCGCGACGTGGTGGCAATTGACAGCATCGTGGCGATGACAATTCGCATCATTATCTGGCTCATCATTCTTCTGCTAATGTATTTTCATTCGCGAAGCTGAAGTTGTTACATATCAACATCCCGCCTTAACAGCTCTTCCACCGTTTCCCTGCGTTGGATTAGGTCTGCCCGATCATCATCCAGCATCAAAACCGCGGGTTTGCATGCGCCGTTGTAATTGGATGACATGCTCAAATGATACGCCCCGCTCATTGGAATGGCGATCAAATCGCCATCTTTGATGGTTGGCATGGGCAGGTCTTCGATGATCACATCGCCCGACTCGCAATATGGTCCCGCGATGGATACGCTCTCGCTTCTTTCTCCACTCACGCCTGATACCGGCAAACAGGAGTATCTCGCCTCGTACATGGCATGGCGTGGATTATCCGCCATGCCGCCATCAATCAGTATCCAAGTTTTATTTTCACGCCGTTTGACCACTCCCACGCGATAGATGGCCACTCCCGCTCGCGCTACGAGACTGCGTCCCGGCTCCAAATGCAGGCGGGGGAGGTCAAGCCCGCGTGATTGACAGCCTTCGATAACGGTTTCTGCAATTCCGCGCACATAACTATCAATGGATGGATGTGGTAATTCACCTTCGTGATACGCCACCCCCCATCCGCCTCCGGGGCAGAAATGCCACTCTTCATTGAATCCGATTTCCTTTGCGAGATCAAGCGCCATGTCAATCGCAGGGATGAGCGGCTCCGGGTCGCGGAAGTTCGAGCCTTGATGGAAGTGGATTCCTTTCAATGGCAAATTGTGTTCCCTGCAAAAACTAGCCGCTTCAAGAATTTCTTGTAGTATCATGCCGAATTTGCTTTCCTGATGGCCGGTCTGCGTGTGCGCGTGGTGCGTAGAGACTGCCACCCCGGGCAGGAGTCGCAGCCAAAGATCAGGGAAAGGGGATGAGTGAAGAGTGAATAGTTCCGACAGGCGTTTGAGTTCGGTTGGATTATCGACCACGAGCGTGCCCGCATGTTGAAATGCGGATTGCAGGTCTTTGTCGGATTTATTTACTCCATGAACCAGAATATTTTCACGCGGCACACCCCCGGCACCGGCAATGGCAATCTCGCCTTCGCCGGTGCAATCAACATGCAGATCATGTGTCTGTGTCCATTGCGCGATGGCAGTGCAGAGGAATGCCTTGCCTGCATAGGTGACAGAAGCAGGCGCGGGGTAGTGGGAAGCGAGCGCAGTTTTATATCCTGTTGCCGCATTATCCATTGTCGCCTTGTCATAGACATATAAGGGCGTGCCATATTCCCCGGCCAATTTTACAAGATCAAGCCCTGCAATTGTTAGGATGTCATTTTTGATCTCCGTTAAAACGGGGAAGAGGTCAAGCCTGTTCATTTTTTTTATCGAGGTCGCCTGCAGGAAAGATCTGGTTTTTGCCGAGCCGCTTTGCCATGAGTTCAGCTTGGTCGGCCGCAAGCAGGAGACCCGCAGGCATCTTGCCATCCTGGGGGAACATGGCAATCCCCATGCTGAGCGTGAAGCCAGAGATGCCTTTGCCTTCAATGGGTGGTTCAGGAGCGCTCGCCTGGGCCGCATGGTGCAAACACCTTGCAAAAGCCAAGGCGCTTTGCTGATTTGTGTTTGGAGGGATGATCACAAAC of Anaerolineales bacterium contains these proteins:
- a CDS encoding Crp/Fnr family transcriptional regulator, translated to MKDLPDLLSKNPVFASFSPADLREAAGLASTRSYLKGEKVILYGDAWPYLFLVKNGEIEAIKESGEGRVLRVASFEVGELFWGLAFFHDDAPMPVTLDAREDSSLYLWSRKDILPLLLRNGKASWELSRLMAERMQRASEILEGLAFQPVASRLARLLLENFGTAGDAAISRHLTLDEMAAHIGTTREMVCRALYGFSDKKLIEVTRTEFVLTDRKGLARLVERG
- a CDS encoding Crp/Fnr family transcriptional regulator, encoding MQTDILLNRLKDFEFLHGLDRETLATLSKSAVWKVFSPNAVVFWEGDTEANLYYLQYGSLKVLKTSLDGREQVLRFLDTGEIFNEVGVLAKRPNPATAVALEESGIWLIPRHALEEVVLKYPQTALQIIGNMADKIIELVTLAADLSLKTVEARFAKLLLDSAEGDVIERRRWTNQTEMASHLGTVPDVLSRVVRELTKAGLVEMDKQHIRILDRAGLAERAMLRGE
- a CDS encoding cytochrome D1 domain-containing protein, with product MKSELKYALVFLGLILVVWACAPAEELEPFEPVELKPQAVADAFAKGGCGACHAIPGIPGAVGVIGPDLSTMSETAAVHLAAENYTGKAGTTFEYIVEAVLQPDAFVTNNCPTGICQSGLMPANLKDVLNGEEISMIVGYLASLPGGETLMTDAEVMVSTADVDLSDEDFAWAKQTFFDRCAGCHGTMRKGATGPSLTPDLTLPKGTTALASIIYNGTLKGMPDWGRQGFFTQEQTEIMAKYLQNEPPTPPEMSLEQMKATWQVFVAPEDRPTEPQTMRNWENYFSVTLRDAGQVAIIDGDTYEIVAKVDTGYAVHISRMSATGRYVYVIGRDGKLALVDLWMETPEKVAEVQTCYDARSVEVSKYNGELGDFTDKYAIVGCYWPSHFTIMDGETLEPFKVVSVRGYTVDTNTYVGDPRVAAIVASEYKPEWIVNVKETGQVWLVNYQDPMNPIIKMVGSALYLHDGGWESTKRYFMVAANQSNKIVVVDALEGDLEAMVDTPEIPHPGRGANWIDPEFGPVWSTSHLGSASFIAIGTDPDGHPDSAWKVVRNLELPGAGSLFIKTHPNSKWIWVDLVLNSDEVLQRTICVVAKEDPTKTYKCWEAADYGRAVHFEYNQDGTEVWVSIWGSADQPGKTGEIVIYNDETLEEIARIKDLITPTGKFNVYNTVHEVY
- a CDS encoding cupin domain-containing protein, whose product is MPDIYFADTKSRAVFSAEGPKPQFLVDTPQFKALVVGLEAGGQIPLHLGEAAMYHFLEGEGLMTVDDESFAIKPGVTIIVPSGAKRGMNAKTRVVFLGSKGEK
- a CDS encoding DUF1858 domain-containing protein, producing the protein MKITKDTRVSAILEEYGDIADVMEVFGIKRVGRYSLRMLAAKAVTVEWAARIHRVPLNEFLDILDRAIGRKQDQKKAVT
- the lysA gene encoding diaminopimelate decarboxylase, whose translation is MNRLDLFPVLTEIKNDILTIAGLDLVKLAGEYGTPLYVYDKATMDNAATGYKTALASHYPAPASVTYAGKAFLCTAIAQWTQTHDLHVDCTGEGEIAIAGAGGVPRENILVHGVNKSDKDLQSAFQHAGTLVVDNPTELKRLSELFTLHSSPFPDLWLRLLPGVAVSTHHAHTQTGHQESKFGMILQEILEAASFCREHNLPLKGIHFHQGSNFRDPEPLIPAIDMALDLAKEIGFNEEWHFCPGGGWGVAYHEGELPHPSIDSYVRGIAETVIEGCQSRGLDLPRLHLEPGRSLVARAGVAIYRVGVVKRRENKTWILIDGGMADNPRHAMYEARYSCLPVSGVSGERSESVSIAGPYCESGDVIIEDLPMPTIKDGDLIAIPMSGAYHLSMSSNYNGACKPAVLMLDDDRADLIQRRETVEELLRRDVDM
- a CDS encoding GGDEF domain-containing protein, with protein sequence MTDAVRTLSSRHAFEETLTAEVERARRLGYLLSLIIFDLDFFKEYNDQWGHPARDVHLKSTADLIRSNLHKYDMAARYGGDEFVIIPPNTNQQSALAFARCLHHAAQASAPEPPIEGKGISGFTLSMGIAMFPQDGKMPAGLLLAADQAELMAKRLGKNQIFPAGDLDKKNEQA